A genomic segment from Canis lupus dingo isolate Sandy chromosome 23, ASM325472v2, whole genome shotgun sequence encodes:
- the NCK1 gene encoding cytoplasmic protein NCK1 isoform X1 — translation MAEEVVVVAKFDYVAQQEQELDIKKNERLWLLDDSKSWWRVRNSMNKTGFVPSNYVERKNSARKASIVKNLKDTLGIGKVKRKHSVPDSASPADDSFVDPGERLYDLNMPAYVKFNYMAEREDELSLIKGTKVIVMEKCSDGWWRGSYNGQVGWFPSNYVTEEGDSPLGDHVGSLSEKLAAVVNNLNTGQVLHVVQALYPFSSSNDEELNFEKGDVMDVIEKPENDPEWWKCRKINGMVGLVPKNYVTIMQNNPLTSGLEPSPPQCDYIRPSLTGKFAGNPWYYGKVTRHQAEMALNERGHEGDFLIRDSESSPNDFSVSLKAQGKNKHFKVQLKETVYCIGQRKFSTMEELVEHYKKAPIFTSEQGEKLYLIKHLS, via the exons ATGGCAGAAGAAGTGGTAGTAGTAGCCAAATTTGATTATGTGGCCCAACAAGAACAAGAGCTGGACATCAAGAAGAATGAGAGATTATGGCTTCTAGATGACTCTAAATCCTGGTGGCGAGTTCGAAACTCCATGAATAAAACAGGTTTTGTGCCTTCTAACTATGTGGAGAGGAAAAACAGTGCTCGGAAAGCATCTATTGTAAAAAACCTAAAGGATACCTTAG GCAttggaaaagtgaaaagaaaacacagtgtgCCAGATTCTGCATCACCTGCTGATGATAGCTTTGTTGACCCAGGGGAACGTCTGTATGATCTCAACATGCCTGCTTATGTAAAATTTAActacatggcagagagagaggatgaattGTCATTGATAAAAGGGACAAAGGTGATCGTCATGGAGAAATGCAGTGATGGGTGGTGGCGAGGTAGCTACAATGGACAAGTTGGATGGTTCCCTTCAAACTATGTAACTGAGGAAGGTGACAGTCCTTTGGGTGACCATGTGGGTTCTCTGTCAGAAAAATTAGCAGCAGTTGTCAATAACCTAAATACTGGCCAAGTGTTGCATGTGGTACAGGCTCTTTACCCATTCAGTTCGTCCAATGATGAAGAACTTAATTTTGAGAAAGGAGATGTAATGGATGTTATTGAAAAGCCTGAAAATGACCCTGAATGGTGGAAATGCAGGAAGATCAATGGAATGGTTGGTCTGGTGCCAAAAAACTATGTTACCATTATGCAGAACAATCCATTAACCTCAGGTTTGGAACCATCACCTCCTCAGTGTGATTACATTAGGCCTTCACTCACTGGAAAGTTTGCTGGCAATCCATGGTATTATGGGAAAGTCACCAGGCATCAAGCAGAAATGGCATTAAATGAAAGAGGGCATGAAGGTGATTTCCTCATTCGTGATAGTGAATCTTCG ccaaatgatttctctgtatcACTAAAAGCACAAGGGAAAAACAAGCATTTTAAAGTCCAACTAAAAGAGACTGTCTACTGCATTGGGCAGCGTAAATTCAGCACCATGGAAGAACTTGTAGAACATTACAAAAAGGCACCAATTTTTACAAGTGAACAAGGAGAAAAACTGTATCTTATCAAGCATTTGTCATGA
- the NCK1 gene encoding cytoplasmic protein NCK1 isoform X2, which yields MDWLNVFKDFFSIGKVKRKHSVPDSASPADDSFVDPGERLYDLNMPAYVKFNYMAEREDELSLIKGTKVIVMEKCSDGWWRGSYNGQVGWFPSNYVTEEGDSPLGDHVGSLSEKLAAVVNNLNTGQVLHVVQALYPFSSSNDEELNFEKGDVMDVIEKPENDPEWWKCRKINGMVGLVPKNYVTIMQNNPLTSGLEPSPPQCDYIRPSLTGKFAGNPWYYGKVTRHQAEMALNERGHEGDFLIRDSESSPNDFSVSLKAQGKNKHFKVQLKETVYCIGQRKFSTMEELVEHYKKAPIFTSEQGEKLYLIKHLS from the exons ATGGATTGGTTAAACGTCTTTAAAGACTTTTTCA GCAttggaaaagtgaaaagaaaacacagtgtgCCAGATTCTGCATCACCTGCTGATGATAGCTTTGTTGACCCAGGGGAACGTCTGTATGATCTCAACATGCCTGCTTATGTAAAATTTAActacatggcagagagagaggatgaattGTCATTGATAAAAGGGACAAAGGTGATCGTCATGGAGAAATGCAGTGATGGGTGGTGGCGAGGTAGCTACAATGGACAAGTTGGATGGTTCCCTTCAAACTATGTAACTGAGGAAGGTGACAGTCCTTTGGGTGACCATGTGGGTTCTCTGTCAGAAAAATTAGCAGCAGTTGTCAATAACCTAAATACTGGCCAAGTGTTGCATGTGGTACAGGCTCTTTACCCATTCAGTTCGTCCAATGATGAAGAACTTAATTTTGAGAAAGGAGATGTAATGGATGTTATTGAAAAGCCTGAAAATGACCCTGAATGGTGGAAATGCAGGAAGATCAATGGAATGGTTGGTCTGGTGCCAAAAAACTATGTTACCATTATGCAGAACAATCCATTAACCTCAGGTTTGGAACCATCACCTCCTCAGTGTGATTACATTAGGCCTTCACTCACTGGAAAGTTTGCTGGCAATCCATGGTATTATGGGAAAGTCACCAGGCATCAAGCAGAAATGGCATTAAATGAAAGAGGGCATGAAGGTGATTTCCTCATTCGTGATAGTGAATCTTCG ccaaatgatttctctgtatcACTAAAAGCACAAGGGAAAAACAAGCATTTTAAAGTCCAACTAAAAGAGACTGTCTACTGCATTGGGCAGCGTAAATTCAGCACCATGGAAGAACTTGTAGAACATTACAAAAAGGCACCAATTTTTACAAGTGAACAAGGAGAAAAACTGTATCTTATCAAGCATTTGTCATGA
- the LOC112661176 gene encoding ubiquitin-conjugating enzyme E2 N-like, with protein sequence MAGLPRRIIKETQRLLAEPVPGIKAEPDESNARYFHVVIAGPQDSPFEGGTFKLELFLPEEYPMAAPKVRFMTKIYHPNVDKLGRICLDILKDKWSPALQIRTVLLSIQALLSAPTPDDPLANDVAEQWKTNEAQAIETARAWTRLYAMNNI encoded by the coding sequence ATGGCCGGGCTGCCCCGCAGGATTATCAAGGAAACCCAGCGTTTGCTGGCAGAACCAGTTCCTGGCATTAAAGCAGAACCAGATGAGAGCAACGCCCGTTATTTTCATGTGGTCATTGCTGGCCCCCAGGATTCCCCCTTTGAGGGAGGGACTTTTAAACTGGAACTATTCCTTCCAGAAGAATACCCGATGGCAGCCCCTAAAGTACGTTTCATGACCAAAATTTATCATCCTAATGTAGACAAGTTGGGAAGAAtatgtttagatattttgaaagataagtgGTCCCCAGCACTGCAGATCCGCACAGTTCTGCTATCGATCCAGGCTTTGTTAAGTGCTCCCACTCCAGATGATCCGTTAGCAAATGATGTAGCGGAGCAGTGGAAGACCAACGAAGCCCAAGCCATAGAAACAGCTAGAGCATGGACTAGGCTATATGccatgaataatatttaa